ACTTGGATAAGGTTCATTTTTTCTCGTTTAGAATAAGTTTATTTAAAGTGGAATGTTGAAGCTTTGTAGTGAATACTTAATTTACTTACCAACACACCTTACAACATATGACGGTAAGAATCAAAACGATGACAAACGCGACGAACCCCATCAACGATATCACCAGTAAAAACCAgactaaaagataaaaaaaaccaagagtgtattttttttttgtggttcatggggggggggggggggggggtgtgaagGTAGAGCGCATTGCAAACAAACTGCATAACCCGTGTCATCGACTTACTGTTAGATAGATATGAGTTGTTGCATTCTGGTAGAGAACCTGAGGCAGGAATCCACTTCCCCGACACATCGCAGACAGCCACGGGACTTCCGGACATGACGTAACCAGTGTTACAGACGTATTGTATGACGTCACCCGCTGAATACGATACCTTTGCCCCAACATAATATCCGTTAGAAATGGCAGTTGGGACGGGACATGCCATTATGTAGAAAAAGAAGGTACGGTAAAAATGACGGCCGATAAGAATAGAATAGAGCATATATTATTGATCCAAACACTTACGACACTGTTTCTTCAATTTAAGATATTGAAGTAGTAATCATTATGACTTATTGTTCTGTGTAAGCCGGTGCCCGTTgagtttaaattgaaatttaaaaggtAGAATGCACAATGTGTGCTTAATTTATCGATGTTTAACAAATACATGCAGGGCTCTATTACTAACACACAGAGATGTTAGTGTAAGTTTTAATTAATAGAGTTTTAGGATACAAATGTAGGTCTTTTACTTAGACATtgtcaaacttttatttctgttCCTAGCTATCAACATGAaaagaactgttttaaagtttgatcttgttttaaatcataatttataCTTTGCAAATATATAGTCACgagaaattcattgtttattaagaaatattgtCCTTTCCTTACCCGCTTGAAAGACTGTCAATATTAGCTGTTTGCTCCGTAAGAAAGGCCCAGCTCATGGTTTTTAAACTAATGATCTTGAATGGTACCGTAAAGAGAGTCGGAATAATCTGCTTATTTATAGTTTTGATGATAGAAATGCTAGGTAACTTGAACAAAAGTGATAAAAGTTAAACGAAAACAAATCATAAAAGCCTAGATGACCGAACATTGGTATTTGAATCtagatacaaaataataatttaatacaaTGCCTATTATGTAAGgcaagaaaatattaaaatactttttaaaagttttttacaTTCATAGCATGCAGATGCCTATTTTTCAATAGCTTTGATGGTTTTATTAGTTAAATAATCAATGATAcaaataattaatacatgtacaaacaataCTAGTTTCCTTAATGATATTGGTCCTTTAATAATATCAAATTGTTTCCATTAGCAATGTTTAGAAGTAGTTTAAGTGAAAAGTTGTGCAGAAGTTTCTTCTGACACTGTCTGTACTTGATTTAAGGTGTCCAACGACCGACGTGTCTCTTTTGGATCTCGGAGTTCTCACTAATCATATCTGATATGTTATATCTTCCACATGTTGTTTTCCTTTGTTTCATAAGTTTATAAGTaacaattatgattttttaagtatatatttaattttatgagAAGTCCTTTTCTTGTTATCATTCTGTTACAATAATTGGTTAGTTTTCTTGAcgtatacacattttaattcaaTCGTACACTGCTCTTTAAGTGTATATTGTAACGTTTTTATCGTTTATAGTGGAACCCTCTTTGTTATCTTTGTACTTGTACTTGTGTCCAAAGATTTCACAGGGTTTGCGAAAGGTTTCCAAACTTTTTTGTTAACACGAGCTTCGCCGCTCTGTGTCTTCCCTGGTGTTTTTCCCTTTCCTTTCTTTAAAGTCTTACCACCTTTTTTGCCCTTAGACTTACTAAACAGCTTTCCTTTCTTTGACACAACTTTCTTCTTCGAGTTTTTGTCTTTGCCAGCTTTGGAGGCAGTCTTTTTACCTATAACTTTTTTTGCAGTGCCTTTCTTTGCCGTGCTCTTTTTAGCCGGACCTTTTCTTGCCGTCGTGAGAGGTTTTCTCCTCACAGGACGGAGCGGTTTCCCGTCATCCTCATCGTCACTGTCCGCTGAACAGCACGAGCAGCGCGGTCTGCAGCAGCCTCCCCCTGTCTCACTCTCCTCATCATATACACGTTTTTTACTGGAACGGCAACAGAACTAATTAAACCATTTTCAAGAcatatttataatgaaaataagaacattttttaatgaaatcatgattttaaattaaaattataatattagtTTATGAATAAGTATCATGGGTACTAGAACACGTGTCTACAATTTGGTTGCATATTTAAATCACAGCTTTCGGTTACTATAAATATCTACAACCAGAGACGAGTTCAGTTTTGATCTAAGTTTCATTTTTTCACCACATGTTCCTTTGGTAAAAGTGAGACAGATCAAAATACGCGAGCTcgtctaacttttatggccATGGGTCCAGGTACTCATTACAAGCACGAGTGTCACTCGAAGGCTCTCTTTGCCGTGTTTATATTATTCCCTCTCACCCAAATCAAGTTTTGTGCCAAGTATGCAAACATCACAAAAAGGACTGTACTTGAAAATTCATGGTTTACATATGCCTGAATAATTATTGTGTATTTATCTGTTTGACAAGAAAGAAGTAAAATGCAGGAAGATCTATTTGTTTTTGTACATTGTAATAAATGCAGGCAGATCAGCGATTCACGTGTCTGTTATCATTGTAGATAGTTTATGATCGTTTGAGTGCAACGAATTAGAAAATAAACTTTAGGTTTCAAACGATGGATAGGAACatcattactttgttttgtGACTTGTCTCAAAAAGTTGTTTTGCCTGTTCTAAAAattatcttaatttttcattataacTTTTTCCAATGCCAGCATTGTATGAAGACAGAGAGACTTTGATCAAGGAAAAGATTTTTTCcgtttgatttttctttatgatCGACGATATCAAATTACCTCAATGAGATTAACTTACCAGCACACTCTGCAACATATAACCACGAGAATCAGAATAATGATCAGAGCTATGAATCCTATCAACGTTATCACCAGCAGAAACCAGACTGCAAATACAacatataacatataaataGACTGTATAAATATAACATACAACACATGAACAATCTGTATATATAGAATACAATACGGAAACTAGACTGTCTAAAGTATACAACACAGAACATATAAACAAACTGTAAGTACAACATATAACACATACAACAGACTGATATCATACAACACATATACACAGATTGTATGTATAGCACCCAGCACAAAAACAGACTGTAAAAGTGTAAATATAGTAACACAACACAGAAACAGACCAGTAATTTATAGCATATGACGCATAAATCAgcatgtaagtacatgtacattatatgcAAACATAAACATCTGTATCATTATATAGCATATAACACAGAAACTAGATTGTAAATGCAATAATATAAACAGGCATAATAGCATACAGCACGGAAAACAGACTGAAGATTTAGCATACAACATGTAAACATTTTGCAGTATAAAACAATCtgcaattaaaaatgtaatatgttAAAAGACAAAAATGATACCATTACATAGGAAACTTACGATGACTCTACAATCAAAGAACCCCTACTGAGTTGTAGAAGATACTTTTGTTCTAATACATGCAGTAaagtttgtaaataaaaaactcaTACAGACTCTTACAGGTAAAACTTGACTATAATGAATACAGACCCTTCAAACTTATCAAATAAGCCAAGAGACGAGAAAAAACCTAGTATGTAAAGTATACTTTTAAAGAATATGACAATGTTTTGTTAACTAAAGAAAACGCAATGAATAAACATGGATAGGAATACGATAAAGTATTATTGTTCAgtctttaaaaagtataaatacaagAACAATTACTTACTGTTACTAAAATATGAGATGCTACACTCAGGTAGGGATCCAGAAGCAGGAACCCAATTTCCGGTTGCATCGCAAATGGACATTGGGCTTCCGGACATGACGTAATCAGTGTTACAAACGTACTGTATGACGTCACCCGCAGCGTACGACACCTTAGCCCCGACATAATATCCATTGGAAATTGCAGTAGGAACGGGGCATGCCATGGCGGCGGAAACAGAAGTAGTGACAATCAATCAATAAGTCAGAGTTCGTTGTCGACAAACATGGTCGATAGAGACTATTTAAATTTCAGGTCTTTAATTGATATTGACCAATTACTGCTTAACTGCATGTTTCATGTTTTCTTCCATTATTCATCTATTACAAAGAGTTTTAAAGAACAAAGAATTTTATGCGATAAGGTCTAATTTCTACCCCGTGAttaatagatttaaaaaaaacccatagcataaagatattttgataaaaacataaaactGAATATGCTAGttagagaattttttaaaaagttttacaagttcGGTTATTCCTTATTATGCTCCAATGACGTCACGTTAATGGGCCATTTCCCTCATTTTCTCAAGCGTGAAACATTCACCAATTCTTCTTTATATTAAAGAGTAGGAGGTATAGAGCGCAATATTGCCCCCAAACTATTTTCACATGCATTATTAATTGTTCatattattttgcatatcaTGTTAAAAATGACTCTCTTCATAACTTTGAACTTTGGGGCATAAAAACACTTTAccccgcacatagtccttttaaCAGGATGAATTTGTGCcatttatttaactttaaatcAAACAATAAACACAAATGTGGTATGAGAAACATATATAGGGGTGTTTAATACAAGTGAATAATCCATAAAGCCATCATTGTACTATGTGTTGACATACATATCTTAAATATAAGAAAGTTCACGTACTCTACGAATCAAATATATgtttgacatacatgtagtttaccgGTATATTTCAACACGAAAACGTTACAAGAAAATGTTCTCAAATTTCTTagcacatgtatttataaatgcatCGTGTTTCCTGAAGACATTTCTGCCTTTTTACACTCAGGCAGATGATGTTACATATATTCTtagcataaaaatatacatataacaatGCATGTACACAAGGTACACATAGCTgccattttgtatttttaggCTTGGCTCCACGtctgaaactttttttttaaatagtacaATTTTCCAATTTTGCATTCATTTCTTCaacaaatatttgtaattttactGTTTGAACCCAAACAGAGCATTACATTTGCGATTTATTACAGAAATGAACAGCAATGTGAAAAGGTGAATCGGGGTATAAACTTATAAATCATTGACCAGGATCATGTCCAAATCAGGTTGTTTTGGAAGATTCGAGAgtttttgggttgtttttttttttatttgaatgttaCTGTCTTGTTACATTTTGTTCAATTCTTGTGCGGTCAAGTATTTCATTGTATGTTTTTGTAGACTACGTGTAAATTTTCCCCGTAGACCATTTATAAACAGTTTTTTTAAGCGGATATTTTCAACGTTCAAGAGATCTTACATCAGTTGTTCTCGTTGCTAGAATCCAGAACGTAGGCTTGCTGTTTGGCAGTCATGGTGAAATACAGAGGCTTTTaacttgattttgaaaaaactGTTGATCTAGGCTGTAAACAAAGTGCTGCTGCTATCTGGAAATTGCCAGATTTCGAAAATAAGATTCATTTGATCTAACACGATTCCTATAGATCAATGGTCACCAAAGTTCCCGTCAATTGACAAAGAGGGTTCAGAACCGAATGTTGACACCGATAGTTTTGGCGTCTCTAATCCTGTCCAACAAATTGGAGACAATAGTTTTCCTCCGTTGTGATAAATAAGATAGTGCAGAGTCCAAAGTAGATTCAGGTCCCCGAATTTCTCTATGTCAACATTTTTGTCTTAATGGGAAAAGTTTGTATTTCAACACATTTCAGATTAAGCAAATGACATTAGTGCGGTTTAATAAAGAGCTTTTCATGGATTAACATTTGTACAAAGTGTTAAAGATCGTGTTGCTTTTATTTTGCTTATCAAAATCATGCCTCTAAACACTAATCACCTGGCATCCCTGTTCCTTCAAAAGGTGTTCTCGTCTAATTGTGTGTTCGAACAAAGTGCTGTAGGTACAGTCGACTCGATTGGATCAGTTTCGGTCACCAGTGTAGAATGACAGGAAAGACAACCGTAGTATCCAAAAACGGTTTAAGCCTCTGGATTGTATTTATAATCTGAATTTTTCACCATTTCTGAATCTGTGAATCTGAGGCCATAACTATGCATAAACAATACTTTTGTTCCGTTCACGATGGGCAATAAATTGATTCAGGTGTGTGtactacaaaaaaaatcaaatgaattgtTCGTCATAATTGTTTGAAATTACGACTTATGGCTATGCCATCCGCGTTAAGATAATGGGATtgagtgggttttttttggacGGTGTGGGATGCGTCTTTCAACGCCTTGGGTTCTGAAACACGTTTCGacgcaaaaaaaacaaaacaaaatgttagaCAATGGGTGCAGGGTTCATTCACACGTAAGTGATCGCAGTGCTGACGCTATGAGCCACGCATAATATGAGAACATGAATTTCTCTTCCTTATGACGAAATTTACTCAGTGTAAAAAAACCACTGATGATAGTGTATTAAATCTATGGTATGTTATAGACTtttgattgtagtgttatttttcactttcaaaatagTAGGTTAATGACTTAGTTTTAAGCTCACCTGGGCTGACAGCTACAGTGAGCtaattctgatcacattttgtacgtcgtccgtctgtctgtccatccgtctttcactttttttacattttgaaataaaaaaccgatctttattcaaagtggagaaaaccttgaaactgtagaaaaagggggtgcatttttaaaatcttcttttcgagaaccaCTGagtcaaattctatgtaatttAGCatactgctaggagaatggattccagaggtcgtgagttcttgaaatgtttgtgcttattatatgtaaaaaatgaattatatataatgatatgaATATCTctgtgctatatatatatatatatatatatatatatatatatatatatatatatatatatatatatattagggatgtcaaatcggtcaatttttagtactcggttactcggacGTTTTTCCGATCGAGTAGCGGGGTACTCGGTAATGAACAGGTACATTAATAACTGTAAAACCTTGGTCACTTTTGTAGAATTAACACCGCATGACCTAATAGAGCGAATTTACGATCTTCGTACACTTTTTTGATCCTAGATTTTATAGTATTACGGGACAGTATGTTGTAGTTTGGTGCGGCGATGGACATCAGTTTTTTAAAGCCTTTGCCTTCGACCATGTAATCAAACACAACCATATCAAAATCGCACGTGTAATATTGTGTAATAATATCTGTCTCTTTTCCAGAGAATTTACGGCGTCTTGGAGAATTTACGGCTTCTTGGAGAATTGACAAAATTCGTTAAAGTCGGTTGATTTTCTGGAGTATAGATCTGGCCTGTCAAATTCCTCTTTATGTTTAAGACGAATGTGATTTAACATGTTTGTCGTTCCCCGTATAGGATAAGTTTACTTCGCACAGCTGACATTTTACGTTTTTTGAATCTTCAGTTCTTTTCacagttttgaaaatatttctagACATTTGAAGTCGGTGGCGGCATTTTAGGTCTGTTCAATGTCTCTATTGTGTGCTATCTAATTATATAATAGACTATATAAACGATTTTCAGTGAAAACTAATCATTAAAGTAAGCCAAACATAAGGGTAAAAGACAGCCAAAGGTGAGAAAAGCTAGGTATCAGGTGCTTGGCCACGAAAATTACTATATAAACACTGCCGTAGGCGATAACGGTCATTTAGCATATTTAGAGGCGTAGGAAATTCTAATTAATGTATGTACAAGTGCAAtggacattttaagttttaaaaacgttgttttaatgcattgtaaCGTGTTTCTCTAACTACAATAAATATAAGGGTTCTTTTTaagggatatatatatatatatatatatatatatatatatatatatatatatatatatatatatatatatatatatatatatatatataattttcctaAGATACTCTATCTGAGTATTTTGATTTATCctattataaaagattttccTCTACTCTTCCTGAGTTCTATTAAAATGATTCACCAGAGACTTTACCAGGTATTCTTTAGACTGGGTATACTGTCACCGCAGACTTCCCGGTATTGGGTTCCTATTAATATTGGGAACCAGGTGCCTCAATCTTATGTAGATCTACTACGTCCTGATTCCCAACTTAATTCCCCAGACACCAATACTGCTGGTGAAACTATTTCTAATTCCCACCCTAGCCTCTACTTTCCTGACTATTGCCTTCCGAATACATTTCTTCTTCTGCTCAGACTTCTCCAATTTGTCGCCTTTGAGCTTCCTAGCCAGTCTACCTTAGTTGCCGGCTGAGCTGACTTATATACCCTTGGAACAGTTCATTTTACGGGTTGTCAGGTCATACCATTTTTTATGGGTGCGTTCAATTCGTTTCagcattattaaataaatagaaatatttaaaaaaatatacattcgaGTAACCGAGTACCGATTTTAGTAttcgaaatgaaaaaaaaccccataagaATAAACATCCCTAAATCTCATTGTGTTCATACACTTGGTGAAGAAATTTTGGAAGCAAGCCTTGTCggaaaacacatttattttttaatacaatggTTCTTTCCTCCCAAAAATTTCGTGTGTTGTGCAGGAATCTATCTTTGacgttaaaatcaaaatcaaaattctaaACATGGTTTTATAGCGGTAAAATCTTCAATCAacttattttacacaaaaaatagATTGTCATGTACTCAAATCCCCTCTTTGACAATCGTTGCAAGATTTAAGAAACAAAACATTGGCTTTACTTAGAGTTTTGTATCACTAGCTTGTGTGATACTTGCACATCTACATCACTGTCTCTAACATCACGTGCGAAACTATAACATTCTGATTGCCGTGCTGTAATGGGCACGTTTGCCAACTGGGAAAGGGGCGGTGAAAGGGGTTTGAATTCAGAAGGAAGGCTACGATGACCTACTTTAGGTCAGTATATCTcaaacaattgttatttccatacttaccTCGACTCGATATATttcagtgaacttgaaataaatgataCCACAGAGACtgtgtcatctgtttcatatttggatattttactggaaatggacattgatggtaacctaacaacaaaactttatgatgaACCCGTTGACTTCAATTTATCTATAGTCAACTGTTCCTACTTATGTAGCAAAATACCTTCAACACCTGCacatggtgtttttgtctctcagttaattcgatacacaagAGCATGCTCTTTGTATGAACAGATTCTAAGGCGAGGCAGGCTACTGACAGACAAGTTGATAAAACGACTTGTAAAAATGATATGGCCTTATATGCATTGACTTACAAGAATCTAAGACATAAAGGTGGACAATGTTTAAACTTTAATATCCCATTTTCGGTCATTATTGATACATCACGACCAAGATTCTCTGATATGAATGGTGCATTGAACAAGTAGAATGAATTTATCTAgaatatcttttaatattttccctGTATAGTTCTAGGTGAGCACCAAAGTCCAAGTTTGGTCCAGCGGTCAcactttaaatcatttaaaaggtACCTTACACTATATGAGGGTGCTTTCA
This genomic window from Crassostrea angulata isolate pt1a10 chromosome 8, ASM2561291v2, whole genome shotgun sequence contains:
- the LOC128159072 gene encoding sushi domain-containing protein 6-like, which encodes MACPVPTAISNGYYVGAKVSYSAGDVIQYVCNTGYVMSGSPVAVCDVSGKWIPASGSLPECNNSYLSNIWFLLVISLMGFVAFVIVLILTVICCKVCCKTRVDDEESETEDGGCCRSRCAC
- the LOC128161290 gene encoding uncharacterized protein LOC128161290, with the translated sequence MACPVPTAISNGYYVGAKVSYAAGDVIQYVCNTDYVMSGSPMSICDATGNWVPASGSLPECSISYFSNIWFLLVITLIGFIALIIILILVVICCRVCCKKRVYDEESETGGGCCRPRCSCCSADSDDEDDGKPLRPVRRKPLTTARKGPAKKSTAKKGTAKKVIGKKTASKAGKDKNSKKKVVSKKGKLFSKSKGKKGGKTLKKGKGKTPGKTQSGEARVNKKVWKPFANPVKSLDTSTSTKITKRVPL